Sequence from the Castanea sativa cultivar Marrone di Chiusa Pesio chromosome 12, ASM4071231v1 genome:
GCCAGGGAGGGACTCTTCTGCTGCCCCTGAACCTCAAATGTGTTCTGGTAACCATTTAAAGGCAGACAAGGCACATGAAGATTCTATTCTTGAAGAGGCACGAATTATAGAGGTTCTTTGTTTACCTTCTGTCCTGGTTTATGTTCTCTTATTGTCAAATTTGTTggcacttcattttttttttttggttgttcaTGAAGCTATAAAAGATTGACATAATGTAGTAAACAGGCTAAGCGTAAGAGAATTGCAGAGTTATCTGTTCGCACTTCCTATTCAGAGAACCGGCGAAAATCTCAATGGGATTTTGTCCTTGAGGAAATGGCATGGTTGGCAAATGATTTTGCACAGGTCTGATTTTCTAGGAATTTGATTCAGTCAATATCTTTTccaatcatttttttctctctctaaaagattgCCTTCTCAATTTTGGATCTCTCTATCACACTATTTGAAgcacaaatattttcaaagcTTACTGTAATGAAGTGCATCCAGTTTTATCCCTGTTGTAAGCCTTTTATTTCCCTTATTATATCTTATAGGAGCGTCTCTGGAAGATAAATGCTGCAGCTCAAATATGTCATCGGGTTGCTTTTAGTTCTCGGTTGAGATTTGAACAACAAAACCAATGTTGGGAGATGAAAAGAGTAGCTCACTCCTTGGCCAAGGTTGTCATGCAATTTTGGTCTTCAGCAGAGGCGCTTCTAAATAGTGATGATCAAACTGTTGTTCAAAAGAACTGCAAGTATGGTTTGGTTGGATCAAGGAGGATTGATGGGAATGAAGTTTCTGAGGACAAGATTGGAGAATCTGATATGGTGCTTGTTATTTACTGTCTCCTTTTCTGATCACCACTTTGGTCTATGTGATGATAGTAATTCTGTGTTATACAAATGGTTTTTCTTGCTTATTCATTTAATATTCAGCAATTGTTCATTGCCTAGTCCATTGCTGGTAGTTGTTTCACTTTCTATTTTTCGTAAATAATACTAAAATCTGGTTGGCTGTAATATTATAGTTTTTCAATCAAGGACCTTTTAAGTAAATATGAAGTTGTATATAACTGATGAATCTGGAGAATGTTTAATGAAACAAGACAAGATGGAGGGAAATCGGAGACAAATGTATGCAGATAGCCATATTAAACATGGGAGTAGcagtttattttcttatatattggTCAACTACAAATATTTGCAGTGTTGGATCGGATATTCTGCGGCATATGTTTTGATTGTcctgccaatgagctctagctcaaatggcacctcaCCTagtaagagcaaggtggaggcTCAAGGTCATAGATTCATGTCCAAACAGTGCATGTgtaattaccaataaaaaaagcaTATGTCCTTATAGTTGgatagatttaaatttttttttttgtttgataagtaTTGATTATATTGAACCCAAAAAACATCAAGTATGCAGGAAGTATACTGGATGTAGATTACATTTAAAGCTTTAAGAGTACAATTATCAATGAATTCtaaatagattttaattttaaaaccacTTTTGAGGCACCACTTAACttctaaatttcattttttagttgTTAGATGAGATCAGGGTGTTTGAGTTCAAGTGATGTGTTTTGTAGCTTTAGAACTGTTTGTTATCTGAAGCCTATAATTGTGTTCTTTGATGGAAAATGCTCATTTTAATgtcttcaagatttttttttcctatggaGAGATGTATTACTGTTTTATTAGGCAGTGTCTTTTCTTTATTGTGCTTTAAGATTCTTGGTTCTAGGATGAACACAAGTGaagtttcatttaaatattagaGTTTTTGTCTTACCTTTGTGTACTATATGTTAATGATATTTATGTTGGTCCTTGGCAGGAGATGATCAAAGAATCCGAGACACAATATCCCAGAAAAAATCCTTCAGTTTCTGTACTGGGATATGCagttagatttttgaaatataacaGCTCCCTTGGCCCTCTTCAAGCAGAAGCACCAACAACTCCTGACAGGATATCTGATGTAGGAATTGTTGAAATGTCATGGGAGGATCATCTTACAGAAGTATGCTACAAGTTTCTGATAGCCTTATAGATGACCTGCATAAATATGCCACACTACTGTGTAGACATGACtcatttttttgcttattttacttttgtttcaTATATTTAATCAGTGATGCCTATGGAATTTATTATACGTTGAGTTTCTGGCTTGGCAGGAAAGCCTCCTCTATTCAGTTCCATCTGGTGCAATGGAGAGCTACAGAAAGTCTATTGAATCTCATTTGCTACAGTTTGAGGTAAATAATTGTCCATCAAGATGGTTGTTTTAAGCTTTTTCAAATTGGGAGTATGTTGTCATATATCTTTTGCCAATAACTCATACATCTGTTTCTGTTGTTCTAGGATGAATTtctgtttttctattttatgaCAACAGTATTATGCTAATGTATTTTATAAGAATCTTTCCTTTGCAACCATTATTTTAACAGATTGAATTGAATTATTTCAGAGAACTGGGAGTAGCATGCAAGAAGAAGTTGAGACATCAACATATGATGCTGTAGCAGGTATTGCTGTGACTTATGTAATATAGCAGTCCTCATCGATTaatataggctccttaaaagtttaattttcaaattcagAGTATGGATATGAAGAGAATGTGTATGATGAGGATGAAGGAGAAACGAGCATGCTTTCTTTGCCGGGAGCCTTCGAAGGTAGCAAGTCAACAAAATTTGCCCAGAAGAAACGGAAACACTTAATGAAATCATACACTTCAAGATCCTTTGAAGTGGGAGCAGATTTGCATTATGGACAATGTACAACTGGAACTCAACAATCCATGTTGATGGGAAAAAGGCCTGCTAGTCTTAACGTTGGTTCAATTCCTACAAAACGTATGCGTACTGCTACCAGGCAAAGGGTTTTGAGTCCTTTCGGTGCTGGAGCAACTGGGACCATACAGGCTCAAGTCAAGACAGATGCTTCAAGTGGAGATACTAATTCCTGTCAGGATGACCAGAGTACTTTGCATGGTGGATCGCAGATCCAGAAAAGTGTTGAGGTTGAGTCAGCTGGGGACTTTGAGAAGCAGTTGCCGTATGACTGTGCAGAAACATCTATAAagcctaaaaagaagaagaaggcgaAACATCTGGTACATAGGAACTCCtatatttcaagtttcaacagaCCAAGGGCCCTCTTATTCCTTTGAAAATTAATGATATATTTCTCTCTGATTTTCTTCCTTTAATCTCTGTTAAGTTGCTTGAATTCTATATGCTTGCAGGGTTCATATGACCAGGGATGGCAGTTGGATTCTGCTGTTCTTAATGAACAGGTGATTATTGTTCTGTTCATTGGATAAAATAGCTTGATTTGTaatgattcttcatttttttcttttaaatatatctGATTAAATCTGCCATTATGGCAATAACTTGGCAAATTTGTGCTATTAGGGAGGAATGTCATTTATGATCTGCTTTGTCTGACAATGCTTGGGTGCTTACGTAATTTCAATTCTCGAAGTCTTGGCTTATGAGAAACTATTATGGAAGGGCATTATCTTTTTTGTTGCATTTTCCACCTGTTTAAGTTCATGTTATTACatgcttattttatttagttatagTTTATAGTATTTGGTAAGAAGGTGTTGAAGTTTTGGAATTCCATTTTCCAGCCACTAGGATAAATGATATGTGATAGTAGAGAAATGGCTAATAACTTATAGGACTTGGCCATCGTGGCTGCTGTCAGTTTTTGGCTGCAATCTGCGTAGAGGTTGTGGTTAGCTTTTGCGGGCAAACCTTTTTGGTGGAGAGACATATTTTATGTCGTCTAGTGACTGCGATGGTTCAAATGTAGGATAAATGTTCTAAGAGAGTTTGTTTAGCAAGCTGAAGTGAAAAGATAGGCCCTTTGAAGAGGAAGGGAGCTTTGGGAAGTTTTTGGCAATAGGGAAGCTGTAATTGTCTTGTCCAGCATTTGGGTGAACCAATTTTAGAAATAGCAGGAGTATCATAAAGTCAAAGCAGatgttctttctctttcctcatcTTGTTTTGATAGCAGGCTTGAGTTTGTTGACATAAGTTTCTATGAAGAGGGTATTGCCTCCTTTTTTGGTATTTGCATGTTGTGAGTAGCGTACatgtttgttcctttttttttttggtctgttCTTTTTCCAGAAATAAATACTGCATACTGTGAAATTTTTGTAGAAAGTAGTCAAATAATTTATGGTGCCATTTGATTTGTAGAGGGATCATTCCAAGAAGAGATTGGACAGTCACCATTTTGAATCTAATGGAAACAGTGGTAAAGCTCCTTTTTCTCTCCTATTAGCTTTATAATTTGTTTGACAAACATGCTTAGTAGTTTGTGttctttatcctttttattttcaaatgtttCTCTGAAGGTTTATATGGGCAACCTAACGCCAAGAAGCCAAAGATTATGAAGCAATCACTAGATAATACTTTTGACAACATTACTCCAATGAGTGGGTCCATTCCCTCCCCTGTGGCATCCCAAATGAGTAATATGTCCAAcccaaataaattcattaaattgaTAGGTGGTCGGGATCGGGGCCGCAAAGCGAAAGCGCTGAAGGTACACTTGGGGTTGCACTATTTGATAGGGGTTCTAACAGCTTGTTCTCATTATTGCTAatttaccttgtttgtattttcCTCCATGAACTTAGCAATTTACCTTCTTTGCAGATGTCTGCTGGGCAGCCTGGTTCTGGAAGCCCATGGTCGCTATTTGAAGACCAGGTTATTATAGTCCCATATTTGTTCCAACTGTGGTTCTAGACTTTTTACTACCACTAGGTAGCTGAAATGTTATCattcttattattttgtttgttataTTAGGCACTTGTTGTCCTTGTACATGAtatgggtcctaactgggagcTCGTGAGTGATGTTATCAACAGTACTCTGCAGTTTAAGGTAGGCATGTGTTTGTTTGTCAATTTTGACTTTGTGGTTGTCCTAGCTCAGcatgctttatttttattggtaaaacggtattatattttgatttcaatttgatAATGTTTTGGAAAATCTTGTTAGTTGTCTTTTATTGGGCACTGGTCCCATTGACTTCTCTTCAACATGTGCAGTGTATTTTTCGTAAGCCTAAAGAGTGCAAAGAGCGTCACAAACTTTTAATGGACAGGAGTGCTGGTGATGGGGCTGATAGTGCGGAAGATTCAGGGTCTTCCCAGTCATATCCATCTACATTACCTGGCATTCCAAAGGCAAGAATTTTGATACCCTTTCTGACAATGCCTTAAAGTTTATCTGTGATTCTGTGTATTGGCATGATGTTTGTGTAATGTTGCTTATTTTGGCTTCTTGTATTGTCTGGTGTTATGCAGGGCAGTGCCAGACAATTGTTTCAGCGTTTGCAGGGGCCAATGGAAGAGGATACTATCAAGGCTCATTTTGAGAAAATCATTATAATTGGGCAGAAGCAGCACTACCGGAGGAGTCAGGTTTGTATTTGAAGTACAAGTTAGATGTCTCTTTGCTGATCCCAACACATTAGTAGAAATCTGAAGTGTATTACTAATACTGCCTCTGTAGAATGCCTATCCTTACACATATAAGTTGATTTGTGTTAACTTCAAagggatcttttttttttttgggggggggggctGCTCAAGGGCTGCATATTTATATTGAAGTTTTTTCTGCTTCCAACATTtgctaggctagatgacatcttttttttttttttgataagtctaGGCCAGATAACATCTTAGGAGCACCCTATATGAGCCTTATGGTTGAGGTCCATCCTGTATTTCAAGAAGTCAATTTGTTGGTTAATCTCCTACCCACTGCTTCCTAGTATAGatactatatattatattcacTATTACGTTTTTGCTGTTGTTTGAATACAAGTTGTTGCTATAAGGAACGTCTGCTGGTTTTGCATTCCTAAGAGTAATGTTTTATCATGCACATTATTTAAGTCAAATCAGTTACATTTGAATatattatgttttaattttttatcctttGAGTGGAAACATGTTAAAGTTTCAGTATTGGTTTTGGtggttgttgtatctgtccttGAGCCTGAAATGAACTTACTAAATctgttcttttgattttttaattggttAGTTAtacatggcatgcacctagtgggcCTTGAGTTTATGACCTCATCCTCCATCCTATTATTTTGGGAGGAGGGAGTTTGAGCTAGAGCTTATTGGcatcttttcttttgaatttatgggaaggcttttgaatggttGTTCTCACTATACTATGAAATTGGGATGGAATTTGGAAAAATATTCAAGTTTGTTAGATCTGAAAAGACTGGCTAATGAAATCTAGCTCAAATGGTGCTTCCTCCCTTGTAATAACAAGCTTGCGGAGAATGTTGCATTTATAAAACTCACTAGGTGTGTgcataatttacaaaaaaggattattttttgtcatttcatATATGCACATGGATAAACATAAAAGATTATAGAAATTTGTTGGCTGTTTCTTTTTTAGCCTGCACGTATGCACATACATAATCTCTATCCTTTGTCCAGTATTCTTCCCACCCTGTTGCCTTGCTATCTGAAAATTGGCCTGCACCATAATTGTGTTGGTGCAGTCTTTCATGGCATCCCTTGGTAAAATGGTCAACTTAAATCCGAACCTCTAATAAAATATGTTTGTCATATCCCTTGAAATAGAGATGGATTATCAAGTCTAGGGCTCCAAATTTGATTGAATTTCAAGGGCACACATAAAATGTGATGGTTTTCTAGCTGGATATAGTGAAATGACATCTTAGATGTTGGAAATTACAGACTTCAGACCTGAAAGTGGTCTACGTAATCTTTCCATAAGTTTTAGTACCTTTTAAACTCTTTGCTGACTACTAATCTGTCTTCTTGTGTATCATGTGAAGAGTGATAACCAGGATCCAAAGCAAGTTGCAGCAGTTCACAATTCTCATGTTGTTGCTCTTTCCCAAGTCGGCGCAAATAACCTGAATGGAGGTTTTCTAACGTAAGTATTGGTGCCTTTTCACACATATTAATGGTATTTCCTGGTACTAACTCATCAGTACATTCTTATATTACTGGCTCTTATGTGTAATTGTTACTGTCTTATGCAAGAAATTGcaatattaatttgatttttgctGTTTGGATGAAGGCCCCTTGATCTATGTGATACAACCACATCTGGCCAAGATGTTCTTCCACTTAATTATCAAGGTTCTCATACAAGTGGTTTGGCAATATCAAGTCAGGGTGCTGCTGCAACAATACTTCCTGCTTCTGGGCCCAATTCCGCACTACAAGGATCTTCCAGTATGGTTCTTGGCAGTAACTTGTCATCGCCATCTGGTCCACTGACCTCTGGCAGGTAGTCTGCCATTATATAGATtgagtttgtaaaatttaatgttCTTTCTATTTTTACCTTTAGTTCTTAATCGTTGTGGTTACATCTTTTAGGGATGCCAGATACAATGTTCCAAGATCATCTTTACCAGTTGATGAGCAGCAAAGAATGCAACAATACAATCAAATGTTGTCTGGTAGAAACATTCAGCAGTCTAGCATGCCTGTTCCTGGGGCTCTTTCTGGAGCTGATCGTGGTGTGCGTATGCTACCTGGTGGAAATGGTATGGGCATGATGTGTGGGATGAGTAGAGGCATGCCAATCTCAAGGCCAGGGTTTCAAGGGATGGCCTCATCGCCTATGTTGAATTCTGGGTCTATGCTTTCTTCCAGTATGGTGGGGATGCCAAGCCCTGTAAATATGCACTCTGGGGCTGGTCCTGGTCAAGTGAATTCTATGTTAAGACCTCGCGAGGCTTTGCATATGATACGGGTGAGTTTTATCTATTACATTTTCTTATGCTGTGGTTGCTGGGTTGAGTCTGGGTTGTCTTAAATTAGAGTTACTGTTAAGGGCTGTTTACATTCTGAACAGGCCCATCTTGTTTAAGCCAAATTCacatcaatctctctctctctctctctctctctctctctctctgcaaacACAACAATCCAAAATGTTCTTGATCCCACTCTGCTACTTGTTTGATATCAACATTGTTCATTTTTCTACTAATACACATTATCTATCTGTTTAAAAAGGAAATATCCACAATTAATAATATCTCGTTTTATAACACATCATCATTGCTATATGGGAATGAATGCCATTCTTGAACAAACTAATTTACCAGTGAGGAAGAGtgagttgaaacttgaaacaagTTGAAGGAACAGAGAAAGGTAGAGGAAGATCTAACAAACATGAGTAGTAGTAGAAAAAGACATGTCAATTAGGCAGGTAACGTAGAgtatattttggataaaatagaATGCCGGAAAAGCATACATGTAGCTGCTGACCTTAGTACAACTGTACAAGGGAAGTATATAAAGAAATAGCccaaaaagaggtaaaaaaataaaaatatatacaaaggTTGACTAGAGCTCAAAGTATTGAGGAACTCTAGAAAATCCACAGAAATTAAAGTGAGAGAAGTTGAAATCTAGTCATACGGAgtcttcaaaaagaaaacttcaacTTTGTCCTGTGTATTCCTTTCCTCTCAAAACATTGGGCCTTTCCTTTCTCCAAAGACACCAATTAAACACGGAGGAGTAAACCTTTCAAATCTCCTCATTGCTTCTCTTGCCAAAACGTCACTTCCAAGAATATAACAAATCCCACAAAGATGTTACGCGAGAAACaccaaacaaaccaaaaacctACAATCACATTTTCTGAGCCAATGCACAATCCTCACTTAGATTGTCTGTAGTCAAGATCTTATCCAATGTCACACCCCAGGAAAAAAACCACCCTAGGTTGTACACGAATATTCCGAATGCTCTGCCAAGGATATATTAAGGTTGCCTCTGTACTTGCTGTTCAAATTAACAATCTGGACAACCCCTCCCTCTCCCTTCCCCCTTCTTCTGTTATGAAAAAAACCCACCCCTTAATAAGGTTGCAGAATTATAGAATTCAATGCCTTCTCTCTATTatgttatttttggaaaaaatactCGGTTGCAGAAGTAGTTGTATTTCCTTTTGATGATCTTTTGTCTTTCTTCAATAATTTCCAACTTTTTTACATATTCTGTACTTTCCATATATGTTTACTCAGTAATGGTTGCTTTGATTATACATCACTGAATGTGTATTTGTGTTATAGCCTGGCCATAACCCAGAGCATCAAAGGCAAATGATGGTTCCTGAGCTTCAGATGCAGGTCACGCAAGGGAACAGTCAAGTTATTCCCCCTTTCAATGGGTTGAATTCTGCCTTTTCTAATCAGACTTCACCACCTGTTCAGCCATATGCAGGTCACTCCCAGCAGCCGCATCAGATGTCTCCACAACAGTCCCATGCTCTCGGTAGCCCTCATCACCCTCATATTCAGGGCCCCAATCATGCGACAGGTTCCCAGCATACAGCCTATGCAATCCGCATGGCTAAAGAAAGGCATCAgctgcagcagcagcagcagcagcaccGGTATatgcagcagcagcaacagcaacagcaacaattTGCTGGATCTAATGCTTTGATGCCACATGTCCCACCACAGCCACAGCTTCCCATATCATCCTCTATTCAAAACAGTTCTCAGATTCAACCTCAAACGTCGTCTCAATCTGTATCTCTGTCACCTGTAACGCCATCTTCCCCAATGACTCCTTTATCATCTCAGCACCAGCAGAAACATCATCTACCACAACATGGGCTTAGCCGAAATCCCGGTGCGAGTGGGTTGACCAATCAGATGGGGAAGCAACGCCAACGACAGCCACAGCAGCAGCAGTTTCAACAATCTGGCAGGCACCACCCTCAACAACGTCAACAAGCGCAAGCTCAACAGCAGGCTAAACTTTTAAAGGGAATAGGAAGAGGGAACATGCTGGTTCATCAGAACCTCTCAATCGATCCATCTCATCTAAATGGCCTTTCTATGCCTCCAGGAAGCCAAGCTCCAGAAAAAGGAGAGCAGATTGTGCACTTAATGCAAGGTCAAGGCTTATATTCTGGGTCTGGCTTAAACCCAGTTCAACCGTCCAAACCACAGGTTCCTTCTCAATCTTCAAACCATCCCCAGCTGCAGCAAAAGCTTCTTTCTGGCTCAGTGCCCCCTTCGTCAAAGCAACTACAGCAGATGCCTTCTCATTCTGATAATAGTACTCAAGGCCAGGCTCCCCTTGTTCCTTCAGGTCACACATTATCAGCATCCCATCAAGCTGGTCCATCAGCGGTTGTTGCTTCGAATCACCACCAGCAGCTGCAGCCGCAACCACAGCCACACCAAAAGCAGGTTAATCAAAGTCAATCAAGTGTTCAGAGAATGCTCCAACAGAATCGTCAAGTGAATTCTGAGTTGCAGAATAAATCTCAAACTGATATATCTCAAGCTGACCAGCAGGCTATGAATAGCGTTTCTCAGGTGAGTTCTAGCACAGTAATGCCACAGGGCTGTATTGATTCAGCCAATGTGGTACCCGTTGTTTCATCTGCCATTGCTGCTCAGTGGAAGGAGTCGGAACCGGCATATGATTCTAATCTGCCTAATTCAGCAGCTCAAGTGGGTTCCATTGGGGGCCTGCCTGTTTCAAGTTCAGCTGGGAGTGAGCCATTACCAGCTATTGGTCAAGGTTTAGGTCCCAGGCAGCTATCGGGTAGCTTGCCCTCGCATGGACTTAATGTTGGAGCACAATGGCAGCCTCAGTTACCACTGCAAC
This genomic interval carries:
- the LOC142618419 gene encoding chromatin modification-related protein EAF1 B-like, coding for MHGCSSGSGLLVNAEVDSMGGVVDGGVGIGLKTSPRRAAIERAQAELRQEYDVREERRRELEFLEKGGNPLDFKFGNAASVSVQSTSLTDQHPEQIVTSEAKGSFALAASPHGDSVESSGRPGVPTVCEPNSADNLLLLDGNNELLEGERSSIHPRRRNNIAPSEQSSQMDGSQNAKESEDSAIVRPYARRNRSRPIREGARGRDGKGMASETNNIKDQNIPSVSNPKSARSNGDMVSKIATSNNQLESDLDGVRASETTGGSLPEGKLDVKVPKIVRDNQDDQPSQVNAQQNAIDMASGRPDPVGEMNQVVSAGFEHPPCATATKAENEIRPGQPNGFSNIKLDRKSINEGQNSNAVLGAKGLDSESSCTQASLGVDVNNDNDMCTNTRNVLSNGNTMEQTSDLEETINLAGGEVIKEKNESRDFDEKNEANAIEKRNQAVDVDSCSITNARDSVYQNHSGNGTIVKVEEDVNVSRFEPQNEVKYPSNIEGVQQNELIPSDTERKVEDVLGDNSNPSKENLCTGVLQESMDAFDCEIPGTALPGRDSSAAPEPQMCSGNHLKADKAHEDSILEEARIIEAKRKRIAELSVRTSYSENRRKSQWDFVLEEMAWLANDFAQERLWKINAAAQICHRVAFSSRLRFEQQNQCWEMKRVAHSLAKVVMQFWSSAEALLNSDDQTVVQKNCKYGLVGSRRIDGNEVSEDKIGESDMEMIKESETQYPRKNPSVSVLGYAVRFLKYNSSLGPLQAEAPTTPDRISDVGIVEMSWEDHLTEESLLYSVPSGAMESYRKSIESHLLQFERTGSSMQEEVETSTYDAVAEYGYEENVYDEDEGETSMLSLPGAFEGSKSTKFAQKKRKHLMKSYTSRSFEVGADLHYGQCTTGTQQSMLMGKRPASLNVGSIPTKRMRTATRQRVLSPFGAGATGTIQAQVKTDASSGDTNSCQDDQSTLHGGSQIQKSVEVESAGDFEKQLPYDCAETSIKPKKKKKAKHLGSYDQGWQLDSAVLNEQRDHSKKRLDSHHFESNGNSGLYGQPNAKKPKIMKQSLDNTFDNITPMSGSIPSPVASQMSNMSNPNKFIKLIGGRDRGRKAKALKMSAGQPGSGSPWSLFEDQALVVLVHDMGPNWELVSDVINSTLQFKCIFRKPKECKERHKLLMDRSAGDGADSAEDSGSSQSYPSTLPGIPKGSARQLFQRLQGPMEEDTIKAHFEKIIIIGQKQHYRRSQSDNQDPKQVAAVHNSHVVALSQVGANNLNGGFLTPLDLCDTTTSGQDVLPLNYQGSHTSGLAISSQGAAATILPASGPNSALQGSSSMVLGSNLSSPSGPLTSGRDARYNVPRSSLPVDEQQRMQQYNQMLSGRNIQQSSMPVPGALSGADRGVRMLPGGNGMGMMCGMSRGMPISRPGFQGMASSPMLNSGSMLSSSMVGMPSPVNMHSGAGPGQVNSMLRPREALHMIRPGHNPEHQRQMMVPELQMQVTQGNSQVIPPFNGLNSAFSNQTSPPVQPYAGHSQQPHQMSPQQSHALGSPHHPHIQGPNHATGSQHTAYAIRMAKERHQLQQQQQQHRYMQQQQQQQQQFAGSNALMPHVPPQPQLPISSSIQNSSQIQPQTSSQSVSLSPVTPSSPMTPLSSQHQQKHHLPQHGLSRNPGASGLTNQMGKQRQRQPQQQQFQQSGRHHPQQRQQAQAQQQAKLLKGIGRGNMLVHQNLSIDPSHLNGLSMPPGSQAPEKGEQIVHLMQGQGLYSGSGLNPVQPSKPQVPSQSSNHPQLQQKLLSGSVPPSSKQLQQMPSHSDNSTQGQAPLVPSGHTLSASHQAGPSAVVASNHHQQLQPQPQPHQKQVNQSQSSVQRMLQQNRQVNSELQNKSQTDISQADQQAMNSVSQVSSSTVMPQGCIDSANVVPVVSSAIAAQWKESEPAYDSNLPNSAAQVGSIGGLPVSSSAGSEPLPAIGQGLGPRQLSGSLPSHGLNVGAQWQPQLPLQQSPTPPPPSQQQYQPQEQQQEQQSPQHLPPPPQSQQQTQLLQAGQGSLYMRPTNSKLE